A portion of the Calothrix sp. 336/3 genome contains these proteins:
- the dnaK gene encoding molecular chaperone DnaK: MAKVVGIDLGTTNSCVAVMEGGKPTVIANAEGFRTTPSVVAFAKNGDTLVGQIAKRQAVMNPENTFYSVKRFIGRRYDEVTNEATEVSYKVVQSGGNVKVDCPQAGKQFAPEEISAKVLRKLVEDASKYIGETVTQAVITVPAYFNDSQRQATKDAGKIAGIEVLRIINEPTAASLAYGFEKKDNETILVFDLGGGTFDVSVLEVGDGVFEVLATSGDTHLGGDDFDKKIVDYLAETFRKDEGIDLRKDRQALQRLTEAAEKAKIELSSVTQAEINLPFITATQDGPKHLEMTLTRAKFEELCSDLIDRCRIPVEKALQDAKLSKEKIDEVVLVGGSTRIPAVQEVVKRVLGKEPNQSVNPDEVVAVGAAIQAGVLAGDVTGILLLDVTPLSLGVETLGGVMTKIIPRNTTIPTKKSEVFSTAVDGQTNVEIHVLQGEREMSGDNKSLGTFKLDGIPPAPRGVPQIEVIFDIDANGILNVTAKDKGTGKEQSISITGASTLDKTDVERMVREAEQNASNDKERREKIDRKNQADSLAYQAEKQIQELGDKVPAADKTKVEGLVKDLREAVTKDDDEQIKKLMPELQQALFAVGSNIYQQGGGAPDAPSDAEAPQNPSSGSGDDVIDADFTESK, from the coding sequence ATGGCAAAAGTAGTTGGAATTGACTTAGGTACGACAAACTCCTGCGTAGCAGTAATGGAAGGTGGAAAACCCACAGTTATCGCCAATGCAGAAGGGTTTCGGACAACACCCTCGGTGGTAGCATTTGCCAAGAATGGTGATACCCTAGTAGGTCAAATCGCCAAGCGCCAAGCGGTGATGAACCCAGAAAACACTTTCTACTCCGTCAAACGTTTTATCGGTCGGCGTTACGACGAAGTCACAAACGAAGCAACAGAAGTTTCCTACAAAGTTGTACAAAGTGGCGGCAACGTCAAGGTAGATTGTCCTCAAGCAGGTAAACAATTTGCTCCTGAAGAAATTTCTGCGAAAGTTCTCCGGAAATTAGTTGAGGATGCCAGCAAATATATTGGCGAAACTGTTACTCAAGCCGTAATTACCGTTCCTGCTTACTTTAATGATTCCCAGCGTCAAGCCACTAAGGATGCTGGTAAAATTGCTGGTATTGAAGTTTTACGTATCATTAACGAACCTACAGCCGCTTCCCTAGCCTACGGCTTTGAGAAGAAAGATAACGAAACTATTCTTGTATTTGACTTGGGTGGTGGTACGTTCGACGTATCTGTGTTGGAAGTAGGGGATGGTGTATTTGAAGTATTAGCAACTTCTGGTGACACTCACCTTGGTGGTGATGACTTTGACAAGAAGATTGTTGATTACTTAGCAGAAACCTTCAGAAAAGATGAAGGTATTGACCTCCGTAAGGACAGACAAGCCTTACAGCGTCTGACAGAAGCGGCAGAAAAAGCCAAAATTGAGCTATCTAGCGTTACCCAAGCAGAAATCAATTTACCTTTCATCACTGCTACCCAAGACGGTCCTAAGCACTTGGAAATGACCTTGACTCGTGCCAAATTTGAGGAATTATGCTCAGATTTGATTGACCGTTGTCGTATCCCTGTAGAAAAAGCACTACAAGATGCCAAACTCAGCAAGGAAAAAATTGACGAGGTAGTCTTAGTTGGTGGTTCTACCCGGATTCCTGCGGTACAGGAAGTTGTGAAGCGAGTGCTTGGTAAAGAACCAAACCAAAGCGTTAACCCTGATGAAGTGGTAGCTGTTGGTGCGGCAATTCAAGCGGGTGTCCTAGCTGGTGATGTTACTGGCATTCTGTTGTTAGACGTAACACCACTATCTTTAGGTGTGGAAACCCTGGGTGGGGTAATGACTAAGATTATTCCTCGTAACACCACCATTCCTACCAAGAAATCTGAAGTCTTCTCAACTGCGGTGGATGGACAAACCAACGTGGAAATTCACGTCCTCCAAGGTGAGCGGGAAATGTCAGGCGATAACAAGAGTCTGGGAACTTTCAAGCTAGATGGTATCCCCCCTGCGCCCCGTGGTGTGCCTCAAATCGAAGTTATCTTTGATATTGACGCTAACGGTATCTTGAACGTTACAGCGAAAGACAAGGGTACTGGTAAGGAACAGTCCATCAGCATTACAGGTGCTTCCACCCTGGATAAAACCGATGTGGAACGGATGGTTAGAGAAGCAGAACAAAATGCCTCTAATGATAAGGAGCGTCGGGAGAAAATCGACCGCAAAAACCAAGCTGATTCCCTCGCGTACCAAGCTGAGAAACAAATCCAAGAGTTGGGTGATAAGGTTCCCGCAGCCGACAAAACTAAAGTGGAAGGTTTAGTTAAGGATTTACGGGAAGCTGTCACTAAAGATGATGATGAGCAAATCAAGAAATTGATGCCAGAATTGCAACAAGCCTTATTTGCTGTAGGTAGCAATATTTACCAACAAGGCGGTGGCGCACCAGATGCTCCTAGCGATGCTGAAGCTCCTCAAAATCCTAGCAGTGGCAGTGGTGATGATGTGATTGATGCTGACTTTACCGAGTCTAAGTAA